A single genomic interval of Cucumis sativus cultivar 9930 chromosome 5, Cucumber_9930_V3, whole genome shotgun sequence harbors:
- the LOC116403826 gene encoding uncharacterized protein LOC116403826: protein MANATLRLSSGIMPPREEVRRGGRRGRGRGAGGRGRGVGRNQPTEGQAEHRIPAAPVTHVEFDALSAHMEQRFTELMTAIAQNQQAPAVPPAPVVPLHSSPSCTRIT, encoded by the exons ATGGCTAACGCAACCCTTCGTCTCTCGTCAG GAATTATGCCGCCAAGGGAAGAAGTACGTAGAGGAGGTCGTAGAGGCCGAGGTAGAGGAGCAGGAGGCCGAGGTAGAGGAGTAGGTCGTAATCAGCCTACTGAGGGTCAAGCTGAACATCGAATTCCTGCTGCACCCGTGACTCACGTCGAGTTTGATGCACTGTCTGCTCACATGGAGCAGAGGTTTACAGAACTTATGACAGCCATAGCTCAAAACCAGCAGGCACCTGCAGTCCCACCTGCACCTGTAGTTCCCCTGCACAGCAGCCCCTCCTGCACAAGAATTACCTAA